A genome region from Coprococcus phoceensis includes the following:
- a CDS encoding DUF1836 domain-containing protein, translated as MTIDTNDLLNSILESISRIDYVKSIDIPNIDLYMDQVTTFMDKQMASSKRYEDDKVLTKTMINNYAKNNLLPSPEKKKYTKEHLLVLTFIYYFKSFLSIKDIEMLLRPVTDRYFHTDSKLNLTHIYDEVCSFEKDRIDTLKEELKAMYASSSETFSEENEQDREFLQLFSFICTLSFDVYVKKQIIEKLIDSLPEKFPNYYEKKK; from the coding sequence ATGACAATTGATACGAATGATTTATTAAACAGTATTTTGGAAAGTATTTCCAGAATTGATTATGTAAAATCTATTGATATTCCTAATATCGATTTATATATGGATCAGGTTACCACTTTTATGGATAAGCAGATGGCTTCTTCCAAGCGCTATGAGGATGACAAGGTTCTTACTAAGACAATGATCAACAATTATGCCAAGAACAATCTGCTTCCTTCTCCGGAAAAGAAAAAGTATACAAAAGAACATCTTCTCGTTCTTACTTTTATCTATTATTTTAAAAGTTTCTTATCTATCAAAGATATCGAGATGCTTTTGAGACCGGTTACCGATCGGTACTTCCATACCGACAGCAAGCTGAACCTGACGCATATTTACGATGAGGTCTGTTCATTTGAAAAAGATCGCATTGATACTTTAAAAGAAGAGCTCAAGGCAATGTATGCTTCCTCTTCTGAGACATTTTCAGAAGAGAACGAACAGGATCGTGAATTTTTACAATTGTTTTCTTTCATTTGCACACTCAGTTTCGATGTGTATGTCAAGAAACAAATTATTGAAAAACTCATTGATTCTCTTCCTGAAAAATTTCCTAACTATTATGAGAAAAAAAAGTAG
- a CDS encoding CD0519/CD1768 family membrane protein yields MSKATKTKKAVSLEVFIFLAVIIAFFGLIGAKMGGVNMMQTMMNTAYQLLLETVFYIMAIAVIAGAVSGLFSEFGLIALINKIISPLMKPVYDLPGAASMGVLTTYLSDNPAILGLAEDTNFKKYFKKYQLPALTNLGTAFGMGLIVTTSMIGITSPTGENLGFAALIGNIGAIIGSVVSVRMMIWFTKKEYGTTEYCIPLEEGSEKDVFEQREIRDGGIGARALEALLDGGKNGVDVGLAIIPGVLAICTVVMMLTNGPSADGVYTGAAYEGVALLPWIGEKLQFILSPLFGFSSPSAISVPITALGAAGAAVGLIPKMVADGVAHANDVAVFTAMCMCWSGYLSTHVAMMSSLKCSKLTGKAIISHTIGGIVAGIAANWLFQLASFIM; encoded by the coding sequence ATGAGTAAAGCGACAAAAACGAAAAAGGCAGTAAGCCTTGAAGTCTTTATCTTTCTTGCAGTGATTATTGCATTCTTTGGATTGATAGGGGCGAAAATGGGCGGTGTAAACATGATGCAGACGATGATGAACACAGCCTATCAGTTACTTCTTGAAACAGTATTTTATATCATGGCGATTGCGGTTATAGCAGGAGCCGTATCTGGGTTATTTTCAGAATTTGGTTTGATTGCATTAATCAATAAAATAATTTCTCCCCTAATGAAACCAGTGTATGATTTACCTGGAGCAGCTTCAATGGGAGTCTTGACTACGTACTTGTCAGATAACCCGGCAATTTTAGGACTTGCAGAGGACACAAACTTTAAAAAATATTTCAAAAAATATCAATTACCGGCACTGACAAATTTAGGTACAGCATTCGGTATGGGTCTTATTGTTACAACATCAATGATCGGTATTACATCTCCAACAGGTGAGAATCTTGGATTTGCAGCTCTGATCGGTAATATCGGTGCAATTATCGGTAGTGTTGTCAGTGTAAGAATGATGATTTGGTTTACGAAGAAAGAATATGGTACGACAGAATATTGTATTCCGCTTGAAGAAGGAAGTGAAAAAGATGTCTTTGAGCAGAGAGAAATAAGAGATGGCGGAATTGGAGCGAGAGCATTGGAAGCACTGTTGGACGGCGGTAAGAATGGTGTGGATGTAGGTCTTGCAATTATTCCTGGTGTACTTGCGATTTGTACAGTTGTAATGATGCTTACAAATGGACCTTCCGCAGACGGTGTTTACACAGGTGCTGCTTATGAGGGAGTTGCATTGTTGCCATGGATTGGAGAAAAATTGCAGTTTATCTTATCTCCATTATTTGGTTTCTCTTCACCATCAGCAATCTCTGTTCCAATCACAGCATTAGGAGCGGCCGGAGCAGCTGTTGGATTGATACCTAAGATGGTAGCAGACGGTGTAGCACATGCGAATGACGTTGCAGTATTTACAGCAATGTGTATGTGCTGGAGCGGATACTTAAGTACTCATGTTGCGATGATGTCAAGTTTGAAGTGCAGCAAACTTACAGGAAAAGCAATCATCAGCCATACAATCGGTGGTATTGTGGCAGGTATCGCAGCAAACTGGTTATTCCAGTTAGCATCTTTCATAATGTAA
- the rlmD gene encoding 23S rRNA (uracil(1939)-C(5))-methyltransferase RlmD, whose translation MKKREVYEGIIQKVAFPNKGLVTVEGEEKSVIVKNGIPGQKVKFCVNKIRKGKAEGRLLEVLEKSPLETREPVCSIFPACGGCMYQTMSYEEQMKMKGDQVKEILDAAILEDYEFEGVKASPKEFAYRNKMEFSFGDEYKDGPLSLGLHKKGSTYDVLTAADCKLVHEDMTKILLCVLEYFKEKNVAYYKKMQHVGYLRHLLLRRGDQTGEILVNLVTTTQEEHDLSLLVDALLALQLEGKIVGILHILNDSLSDVVQSDETRILYGQDFFYEKLLDMDFKITPFSFFQPNTKGAEILYKTVRDYIGDIHNMTVFDLFSGTGTIAQVLAPVAKQVIGVEIVEEAVEAAKENAEHNGLSNCRFIAGDVFKVLDEIEEKPDVIVLDPPRDGIHPKALPKILDYGVDKIVYISCKVTSLARDLEMIQARGYRVEKCTAVDQFCQTVHVETVVLLSHKKPDGHINVKVEFGEGEGKVPLDNIVKRAEAYKPKERVTYKKIKEYIEAKYGFKVHTAYIAEVKRSLGLPMYDAPNAVEELKQPRKHPTAEKVEAIKDALKCFEVI comes from the coding sequence ATGAAAAAGAGAGAAGTATATGAAGGCATTATTCAAAAAGTAGCATTTCCGAACAAAGGACTGGTGACTGTCGAGGGCGAGGAAAAATCAGTGATTGTAAAAAATGGTATTCCAGGTCAGAAGGTAAAATTCTGTGTAAACAAAATACGAAAAGGGAAAGCGGAAGGAAGGCTTTTGGAAGTTCTTGAAAAATCACCTTTGGAGACAAGAGAACCTGTGTGCAGCATTTTCCCTGCCTGTGGAGGCTGTATGTACCAGACGATGTCTTACGAGGAACAGATGAAAATGAAAGGTGATCAGGTAAAAGAAATATTGGATGCCGCCATTTTGGAAGATTATGAATTTGAGGGGGTAAAAGCAAGCCCAAAAGAGTTCGCTTACCGTAATAAGATGGAATTTTCCTTTGGAGATGAATACAAAGACGGTCCGCTGTCACTTGGGCTGCACAAAAAGGGAAGCACATATGATGTGCTGACAGCAGCTGATTGTAAATTAGTGCACGAAGATATGACAAAGATTCTCTTGTGTGTATTGGAATATTTTAAAGAGAAAAATGTGGCATATTATAAAAAAATGCAACATGTGGGTTATCTTCGCCACCTGCTTTTACGCCGTGGTGATCAGACCGGAGAAATTCTCGTAAACCTTGTGACAACAACACAGGAAGAACACGATTTATCTTTGCTTGTGGACGCACTTTTGGCATTGCAGCTGGAAGGAAAAATCGTTGGAATTCTTCATATTTTAAATGATTCCTTATCTGATGTAGTACAGAGTGATGAAACTCGAATTTTATACGGACAGGACTTTTTCTACGAGAAATTGCTTGATATGGACTTCAAAATCACACCGTTTTCATTCTTCCAGCCAAATACAAAGGGTGCGGAGATTCTCTATAAAACCGTGAGGGATTATATCGGGGATATCCACAACATGACGGTCTTTGATTTGTTCAGTGGAACAGGAACGATCGCACAAGTTTTAGCTCCGGTTGCAAAACAGGTAATCGGCGTGGAGATTGTCGAGGAGGCTGTGGAGGCTGCGAAAGAAAACGCAGAGCACAACGGACTTTCCAACTGTAGATTTATTGCAGGTGATGTGTTCAAGGTGCTGGATGAAATTGAAGAAAAACCGGATGTGATCGTGCTGGACCCTCCGAGAGATGGGATACACCCAAAAGCACTGCCGAAGATATTGGACTATGGGGTGGATAAGATTGTGTATATTTCCTGCAAAGTGACAAGTCTTGCGAGGGATCTGGAGATGATACAGGCAAGAGGATATCGGGTGGAGAAGTGCACGGCGGTGGATCAATTTTGTCAGACCGTGCATGTGGAGACGGTAGTACTGCTTTCCCACAAAAAGCCAGACGGACATATCAACGTAAAAGTTGAGTTTGGTGAGGGTGAGGGAAAAGTACCGCTGGATAATATCGTAAAGAGAGCCGAAGCGTACAAGCCGAAAGAGCGAGTTACATACAAAAAGATAAAGGAATACATAGAAGCTAAATATGGTTTCAAGGTACATACTGCTTATATAGCAGAGGTAAAGAGAAGTCTGGGCTTGCCGATGTATGACGCTCCTAATGCGGTAGAAGAATTGAAACAACCGAGGAAACATCCGACAGCGGAGAAAGTGGAAGCTATCAAAGATGCATTGAAGTGTTTTGAGGTTATCTAA
- the pcrA gene encoding DNA helicase PcrA, with protein sequence MSIYDTLNKEQREAVYHTEGPLLILAGAGSGKTRVLTHRIAYLIDEKGVNPWNILAITFTNKAAGEMRERVDQIVGFGSESIWVSTFHSTCVRILRRHIDLLGYDTSFTIYDADDQKTLMKDVCKYLQIDTKVYKERNLLAAISSAKDELITPEEYELNAAGDFGKQKIAKVYKEYEKQLRANNALDFDDLLVKTVQLFQTQPEVLDYYQERFRYIMVDEYQDTNTVQFELIRILAKKYRNLCVVGDDDQSIYKFRGANIKNILNFEHVFEDAKVIKLEQNYRSTGNILNAANAVIKNNFGRKEKSLWTENGEGDKIAFSQFDSGYDEAEYIVGDIKEHVNNGIRTYNDHAVLYRTNAQSRMFEEKFVTANIPYKIVGGINFYARKEIKDLLAYLKTIDNGKDDLAVRRIINVPKRGIGLTTINRVQENALERGVSFYETLRAADLIPNIGRSVSKLESFVALIEHFKSEAKNMSICDLMQKILDMTGYIEDLKSEGDIEAETRIENIDELMNKIAAYEESCEDEMPTLSGFLEEVALVADIDSLDEDSDYVVLMTLHSAKGLEFPEVYLAGMEDGLFPSYMTITSDDPTEVEEERRLCYVGITRARENLTLTCARRRMVRGETQYNKMSRFLKEIPVNLLSTGNLIEKDEKEVPKQNAYMQAKQAFRTQAFAMQKPKQQFTVTQGEGLSYDVGDRVRHMKFGEGLVTGITEGGRDYEVTVQFDTAGVKKMFATFAKLQKV encoded by the coding sequence ATGAGCATTTACGATACATTGAATAAAGAACAACGTGAAGCGGTCTATCATACAGAGGGGCCGCTTCTCATTCTCGCGGGAGCAGGTTCGGGAAAGACAAGAGTGCTGACACACCGCATCGCATATTTGATTGATGAAAAGGGAGTCAATCCATGGAACATTTTGGCGATTACATTTACGAACAAAGCGGCAGGGGAGATGCGTGAGCGTGTAGATCAGATTGTCGGATTCGGCTCGGAGAGCATCTGGGTGAGCACGTTTCATTCGACCTGCGTGCGGATATTGAGAAGACATATTGACTTACTTGGATATGATACTAGCTTTACGATTTATGATGCGGATGATCAAAAGACGCTTATGAAAGATGTCTGCAAATATTTACAGATTGATACAAAAGTCTATAAGGAGCGGAACCTTTTGGCGGCGATTTCTTCGGCGAAGGATGAGCTGATCACGCCGGAAGAATATGAACTGAATGCGGCGGGGGACTTCGGAAAGCAGAAGATCGCAAAGGTATATAAAGAATATGAAAAACAACTGCGGGCAAACAATGCACTGGATTTTGATGATCTTCTCGTGAAGACAGTACAACTGTTTCAGACACAGCCGGAGGTACTCGATTATTATCAGGAGCGGTTCCGCTATATTATGGTAGATGAGTATCAGGATACGAATACGGTGCAGTTTGAGCTGATTCGGATTTTGGCAAAGAAATATAGAAATCTCTGCGTGGTAGGAGATGATGACCAGTCTATTTACAAATTCCGCGGGGCAAATATCAAAAATATTTTGAATTTTGAGCATGTGTTTGAAGATGCAAAAGTGATCAAACTGGAGCAGAATTATCGTTCTACAGGTAATATTTTGAATGCGGCGAATGCGGTGATCAAGAATAATTTTGGACGTAAGGAGAAATCACTCTGGACAGAAAATGGTGAGGGGGATAAGATTGCATTTAGTCAGTTCGACAGTGGATATGATGAGGCAGAATACATTGTGGGAGATATCAAAGAGCATGTGAATAACGGAATACGCACATACAATGATCATGCTGTTTTGTATCGCACCAATGCGCAGTCACGTATGTTTGAAGAAAAATTTGTAACAGCCAACATTCCGTATAAAATTGTGGGCGGCATTAATTTCTATGCAAGAAAAGAGATCAAAGATTTACTTGCATATTTGAAAACAATCGACAATGGGAAAGATGATTTGGCGGTCCGAAGAATTATCAATGTGCCAAAACGTGGCATTGGGCTTACGACAATCAACCGAGTGCAGGAAAATGCACTGGAGCGCGGAGTAAGTTTTTACGAGACACTCCGAGCAGCGGATCTGATTCCAAATATTGGGAGAAGTGTGAGTAAATTAGAGTCATTTGTGGCGTTGATTGAACATTTTAAAAGTGAGGCAAAAAACATGTCTATCTGCGATCTTATGCAGAAAATTCTGGATATGACAGGATATATCGAAGATCTGAAATCGGAGGGCGATATTGAAGCGGAGACAAGAATCGAAAATATCGATGAATTGATGAATAAAATCGCAGCTTATGAGGAATCCTGTGAAGATGAAATGCCGACATTGAGCGGATTTTTAGAGGAAGTTGCACTTGTCGCAGATATCGACAGTTTGGATGAAGACAGTGATTATGTGGTCCTGATGACACTGCACAGTGCAAAAGGTCTTGAATTTCCGGAAGTGTATCTTGCAGGAATGGAAGATGGTCTTTTCCCAAGCTATATGACAATCACATCCGATGATCCGACTGAGGTGGAGGAAGAGCGAAGACTCTGTTATGTTGGAATTACAAGAGCAAGAGAAAATCTGACGCTGACTTGTGCGAGAAGAAGAATGGTGCGCGGAGAGACGCAGTACAATAAGATGTCTCGATTTTTAAAGGAGATTCCGGTGAATCTTTTAAGCACAGGCAATCTCATCGAAAAAGATGAGAAAGAAGTTCCAAAGCAGAATGCATATATGCAGGCAAAACAAGCATTCCGCACACAGGCATTTGCTATGCAGAAACCGAAGCAGCAGTTTACAGTTACGCAAGGGGAAGGTCTGTCTTATGATGTGGGGGACAGGGTCAGACATATGAAGTTCGGAGAAGGACTGGTGACTGGAATTACAGAAGGCGGACGTGACTATGAAGTCACGGTACAGTTTGATACAGCCGGTGTGAAAAAGATGTTTGCTACATTTGCAAAATTACAAAAAGTATAA
- a CDS encoding DUF3810 domain-containing protein, producing MERLKAGLLLLILAVFFQFLARNVNGFAQWYATSIYRILVTIISRVCSVFPFSIVEILLYVLLVVLAAGVMRGIYRICRKTEKASTIALKGSSWVCLLVGGLFFIYTMTCGINYHRTSFAEEAGITDAEYSQEELVQLAEYLTEEVNELADTVPRTKEGIFVLKGNTKKEAVRSMEHLAETYSVLEGYYPNPKPVWISEILSYQHLTGVYSPFTIEANYNADMTDYNIPFTMCHELSHLRGFMSEDEANFIAYLSCIKSESEEFRYSGFLSGWLYVINALYGENTEKYEELCERLNINALKDLQANNSFWDKYDGITAEVADRVNDIYLKANRQIDGVKSYGKVVDLMLGYQRIMQ from the coding sequence GTGGAAAGGTTAAAAGCAGGGCTGTTATTGCTTATACTTGCAGTATTCTTTCAGTTTTTGGCAAGAAATGTGAATGGATTTGCGCAGTGGTATGCGACTTCAATATACAGAATACTTGTAACAATTATCAGCAGAGTCTGCTCTGTGTTTCCGTTTTCGATTGTTGAGATTTTGCTTTATGTGCTGCTCGTAGTTCTGGCGGCTGGGGTGATGAGGGGAATCTACAGAATCTGCAGAAAAACAGAAAAGGCATCCACGATTGCTTTGAAAGGGAGTTCGTGGGTATGCTTGTTAGTAGGAGGATTGTTTTTTATCTACACAATGACCTGTGGGATCAATTATCACAGAACATCTTTTGCTGAGGAGGCGGGCATAACGGATGCGGAATACTCACAGGAAGAATTGGTTCAGTTGGCTGAGTATCTTACGGAAGAAGTCAATGAATTGGCAGATACGGTTCCGCGGACGAAAGAGGGAATCTTTGTGTTGAAAGGGAACACGAAAAAAGAAGCGGTAAGGTCGATGGAACATCTTGCAGAGACCTATTCGGTGTTGGAAGGATATTATCCAAATCCCAAACCTGTCTGGATATCGGAAATTTTGTCATATCAGCATCTGACAGGAGTGTATTCACCATTTACAATTGAGGCAAATTATAATGCGGATATGACAGACTATAATATCCCGTTTACGATGTGTCATGAATTGTCTCATCTGAGAGGGTTTATGTCAGAGGATGAGGCGAACTTTATTGCATATTTAAGTTGTATCAAATCGGAGTCAGAAGAGTTCAGATATAGTGGATTTTTGTCAGGATGGCTGTATGTGATAAACGCCCTTTACGGGGAAAATACAGAAAAATATGAGGAACTGTGTGAACGCCTGAATATAAATGCGCTGAAAGATTTACAGGCGAATAATTCATTTTGGGATAAGTACGATGGCATAACAGCAGAAGTGGCTGACAGAGTAAATGACATTTACTTAAAGGCAAACAGACAAATTGACGGCGTAAAAAGCTATGGGAAAGTAGTAGATCTGATGCTTGGATATCAAAGAATTATGCAGTAA
- a CDS encoding PH domain-containing protein, with amino-acid sequence MSEKMKIFQKIQYVTVGIAFASIVLPLIFWKKIPEKIPQHYNEVGNVDIWSDKTSLILLFFVILFLLGMMSIVTYFVRTSGISKNASESEKRTYGRLYPVIVLMNLFLMLMFAYMVFCSVTCRALGKWFLPVSLILTFSPFIWYIYKSRKETTPKKELKKAYAKQEKEQAEEAVSYRTRIDLWLAVLILIPVAIEVKIGIDSVMEGKPNWLVIGTLSLILLIFIPLVFMRYTLYNDYILVQCYIFGTERIPYESITNIKKTWNPLSSAAMSLRRIQIDYTVNGRHEIMLISPVKRDEFLREVEKRMGIQNIKKESL; translated from the coding sequence ATGAGCGAAAAAATGAAAATATTTCAAAAGATTCAATATGTGACGGTGGGAATTGCATTTGCATCAATTGTTTTGCCATTGATATTTTGGAAGAAAATTCCGGAAAAAATTCCACAACATTACAATGAAGTGGGAAACGTGGATATTTGGTCAGACAAGACATCTCTGATTTTATTGTTCTTTGTTATATTGTTTTTGCTCGGTATGATGAGCATTGTTACTTATTTTGTCCGTACAAGCGGAATTTCAAAGAATGCCAGTGAAAGTGAGAAGAGAACTTATGGAAGACTTTACCCGGTTATTGTATTGATGAATCTATTTTTAATGTTAATGTTTGCCTATATGGTGTTTTGCTCGGTGACATGCAGAGCTCTTGGAAAATGGTTCCTGCCAGTGTCTTTGATTCTGACATTTTCACCTTTTATCTGGTATATTTACAAGAGCCGGAAAGAGACAACACCAAAAAAAGAGCTGAAAAAGGCATATGCAAAACAGGAAAAGGAGCAGGCAGAAGAGGCGGTATCCTATCGGACTAGAATCGATCTTTGGCTGGCGGTATTGATTCTGATACCGGTAGCGATAGAGGTAAAAATAGGAATAGACAGTGTGATGGAAGGGAAGCCAAACTGGCTGGTCATCGGAACTTTGAGTTTGATATTGCTTATATTTATTCCTCTTGTTTTTATGCGGTATACCCTCTATAATGATTACATACTTGTGCAGTGCTATATTTTTGGAACGGAACGGATTCCATATGAGAGCATTACCAATATAAAGAAGACGTGGAATCCATTGTCTTCGGCAGCAATGTCACTTCGCAGGATTCAGATTGATTACACGGTAAACGGACGGCATGAAATCATGTTGATTTCGCCGGTAAAAAGAGATGAATTTTTAAGAGAAGTGGAAAAAAGAATGGGAATTCAGAACATAAAGAAGGAGAGTTTATGA
- a CDS encoding ABC transporter ATP-binding protein, with product MKKQSNLSRLLEIAGSHKYLTYASWVLSAISALIALVPFYYIWKMIKEVLEVAPNFDQAQNLTGNGWMAVLFAVIAVLVYIAGLMCSHLGAFRIATNLRIQTMEHIVKLPLGFAESFGSGKLRKIVNESSAATETYLAHQLPDRANAIATPCGLLVLLFVFDWRLGLLSLVPVVLGFLIMMAMTGKQMQEKMKEYQNALDDMSNEAVEYVRGIPVVKTFGQTIFSFKKFKDSIDRYKVWVIAYTRQLRTPMMFYTAAINGVFATLIAGGLLLTQDGVTSGFLLDLIFYIIITPVISVTLTRIMFQSENAMIVDDALQRIDSVLHLKPLEETKHSKHPQNASVELKSVHFSYDGEKEVLKDISLTIPAGQTVAFVGPSGGGKTTLANLISRFFDPQSGMVKIGGVNVKDIPKEELMNTVSFVFQNSRLIKASILENVRMGKPEATREEVLTALHHAQCDDILEKLPQGVDTVIGTKGVYLSGGEQQRIAIARVMLKNAPIIILDEATAFADPDNESRVQAAFSRLSEGKTVIMIAHRLSTVTNVDQIFVICDGRVAECGNSRELLAKDGIFSRMWKNYQTSVQWKVTKEVQ from the coding sequence TTGAAAAAGCAATCCAATTTATCACGCCTGCTGGAAATTGCAGGCAGCCATAAGTACCTGACCTATGCTTCCTGGGTGCTTTCTGCGATCAGTGCCCTGATTGCTCTGGTACCATTCTATTACATCTGGAAAATGATCAAGGAAGTATTGGAGGTGGCACCGAATTTTGACCAGGCACAGAACCTGACCGGTAATGGCTGGATGGCAGTATTGTTTGCGGTTATAGCGGTGCTTGTCTACATAGCAGGGCTGATGTGTTCCCATTTGGGAGCATTTCGTATTGCCACAAACCTGCGTATCCAGACCATGGAGCATATTGTTAAGTTGCCTCTTGGGTTTGCCGAGAGTTTTGGCAGCGGAAAACTGCGCAAGATTGTCAACGAATCCAGCGCAGCCACCGAAACCTATCTCGCCCATCAGCTTCCCGACAGAGCCAATGCCATTGCAACCCCCTGCGGTCTTTTGGTGCTGTTGTTCGTGTTTGACTGGAGACTGGGACTATTGAGTCTTGTTCCGGTTGTGCTGGGGTTTCTGATCATGATGGCAATGACCGGAAAGCAGATGCAGGAAAAGATGAAAGAATACCAGAATGCGCTGGATGATATGTCCAATGAAGCGGTAGAGTATGTCCGTGGGATTCCGGTGGTAAAAACCTTTGGCCAGACGATCTTTTCCTTTAAGAAGTTTAAAGACTCCATTGACCGGTATAAAGTATGGGTGATTGCTTATACCAGGCAGCTTCGGACACCGATGATGTTCTATACAGCTGCGATCAACGGCGTTTTTGCCACACTGATTGCCGGAGGACTGTTGCTTACGCAAGACGGTGTAACTTCCGGTTTCTTACTGGATCTTATTTTCTATATCATCATTACACCGGTTATTTCTGTCACACTGACACGCATTATGTTCCAAAGTGAAAACGCCATGATCGTAGACGACGCTTTACAGAGAATTGACAGCGTTTTGCATTTGAAGCCTCTGGAGGAAACGAAACATTCAAAGCATCCTCAAAACGCTTCCGTGGAACTGAAATCGGTTCATTTCAGCTATGATGGAGAAAAAGAAGTATTAAAAGATATTTCACTGACCATTCCTGCAGGACAGACGGTAGCTTTTGTAGGTCCATCCGGCGGTGGAAAAACAACCCTTGCCAACCTGATTTCCCGATTCTTTGATCCCCAGAGCGGAATGGTAAAAATCGGTGGTGTTAATGTGAAAGACATCCCGAAAGAGGAACTCATGAACACGGTGTCTTTCGTATTTCAGAACAGCCGTCTGATCAAGGCATCTATTCTGGAAAATGTGCGTATGGGAAAACCGGAAGCTACCCGTGAGGAAGTTCTGACTGCCCTTCATCACGCGCAATGCGATGATATTCTGGAAAAACTCCCACAGGGTGTGGATACGGTCATCGGTACAAAGGGTGTCTATCTTTCCGGCGGCGAGCAGCAACGAATTGCCATTGCCCGTGTGATGCTGAAAAATGCTCCGATTATCATTCTGGATGAAGCCACTGCCTTTGCTGACCCGGATAACGAAAGCCGCGTACAGGCTGCTTTCTCAAGACTTTCCGAGGGTAAGACAGTGATTATGATTGCCCACAGGCTTTCTACCGTAACAAATGTGGATCAGATTTTTGTCATTTGCGACGGACGGGTTGCCGAGTGCGGAAACAGTCGCGAATTGCTTGCAAAAGACGGTATATTCAGCCGTATGTGGAAAAATTACCAGACTTCCGTGCAATGGAAGGTAACAAAGGAGGTGCAGTGA
- a CDS encoding TetR/AcrR family transcriptional regulator: MCKINGNGTTLENIHRAAKAEFLEKGYKDASLRNIVKSVGMTTGAFYGYYKSKEELFEAIVGEHYEYILKRFIKAQQEFAELPAAQQPEVMSDISGLCMYDMLHYAYEHLEECKLILCCSEGTKFAGLIDEMVEIEVEGTHAYQEVLRKLGRPSPHIDPSLEHILITGMFHTFFELIIHEMPLKDAENYVREMRAFYTAGWMKIMGQ, from the coding sequence GTGTGCAAAATAAACGGAAATGGAACGACTTTAGAAAATATCCACCGGGCAGCGAAAGCAGAATTTTTAGAAAAAGGATATAAAGACGCTTCCCTGCGGAATATTGTGAAATCCGTGGGAATGACTACCGGAGCCTTTTACGGATATTATAAAAGTAAAGAAGAACTTTTTGAAGCCATCGTTGGTGAGCATTACGAATATATTCTCAAACGTTTTATAAAGGCACAGCAGGAGTTCGCCGAACTACCAGCTGCCCAGCAGCCGGAAGTCATGAGTGACATTTCGGGGCTTTGTATGTACGATATGCTCCATTATGCGTACGAACATTTAGAGGAATGTAAACTGATCCTCTGCTGTTCGGAAGGAACAAAATTTGCCGGGCTAATTGATGAAATGGTGGAGATTGAAGTGGAAGGGACTCATGCCTATCAGGAGGTTTTAAGGAAGCTTGGAAGGCCCTCTCCGCATATCGATCCTTCGCTGGAGCATATTCTGATCACCGGAATGTTTCATACCTTTTTTGAATTGATCATCCACGAAATGCCGCTCAAAGATGCCGAAAACTACGTCAGAGAAATGCGCGCCTTTTATACAGCGGGATGGATGAAAATTATGGGGCAGTAA
- a CDS encoding CDP-alcohol phosphatidyltransferase family protein, with product MITSDMPLRKQIFSIPNILGYFRILLLPLIVWRYVTADSIAEFHMAAVIIGISGITDFLDGFIARKFNMITNLGKIVDPVADKLTQAAIVFSLSFRFQWLIPVVVLFVIKEGVMGIMGVILLKKGKMLNGAKWFGKVSTAVLYVVMFILILAPNIQEQIANMLIVLSGFLLLMSFILYIPVYKKILSEA from the coding sequence ATGATAACAAGTGATATGCCGCTTAGAAAGCAGATTTTTTCTATCCCGAATATACTTGGATATTTTCGGATATTGTTACTTCCGCTGATCGTATGGAGATATGTGACAGCAGATTCGATTGCAGAGTTCCATATGGCGGCAGTTATTATTGGAATTTCAGGAATTACCGATTTTTTAGATGGATTTATTGCAAGAAAATTCAATATGATTACTAACCTGGGAAAGATTGTTGACCCGGTTGCAGATAAATTAACACAGGCAGCGATTGTATTTTCTTTGTCGTTCCGTTTCCAATGGCTGATTCCGGTTGTGGTGCTGTTTGTCATCAAAGAAGGGGTTATGGGAATTATGGGCGTGATTCTTCTGAAAAAAGGGAAAATGTTAAACGGTGCGAAGTGGTTCGGAAAAGTATCGACAGCAGTGCTTTATGTTGTGATGTTTATTTTGATTCTGGCGCCGAATATTCAGGAGCAAATTGCGAATATGTTGATTGTATTGAGCGGTTTTCTGCTTTTGATGTCATTTATACTGTATATTCCGGTGTACAAAAAAATATTGAGCGAAGCATAA